TGCTACGCTGGGCACAAGATGCCCAAAGCTTCCGCCCCGGCCACCCCCCCTGAGTCCCAGAACGAGACTGCCAGTGCACAGCCCACCTCCCTGACAGAGGACCTGAGCGGCTGGTGGGAAGGGTTTCAGGCGGCCCAGCCGAAAGCCGTGCATGAGGTCCGCAAAATCACCCGCCGCGCCCAGGCTGAAAGCGGCGTGAGTGACATGAAGAAAAAAGTGCGCCGCCAGTGGCGTGACCTGCGCCGCGCTGCTGCCCCGGTACGTGACCATGACGCGGCAGGCGAACACCTGCGGGACGCCCTGAAGGAGTTGGGAGCCAGCGCCACAGCCCAGCAGCGCTTCGAGAAAGGCTGGGCCGAGCGCCGCGCCCAGTTGCTGAAGCGTCACCCTCTGCCCGCGCAGCCCCCACAGGGCTATGACCTCCCTGCCGATTGGTCCGCCCGCGCCGAGGGAGCACTGAACAAGGACCGCCGCGCTCTGCTGAAAGAAGGCAAGGCGCTGATGAAACAGGCCGACGATCCCAGCAACACTGACGACTGGCACGACTGGCGCAAACGGATGAAACGTTACCGCTACACCCTGGAGCTGAGCGGCAAGGCACCCAAAGTCCTGAAACGCATGCTGGAACACCTGGGCCGTCTGCAAGACGCCGAAGTGCTGCTGGAGCTACTGGAAGCCGAAACGGAGCACTTCACCCGAAAGGACCTGGCCGCCCTGCGAGCCCGCGAGCAGCAAGCTGGTCTGGACGCCCGCGCTGCGGCCCGTAAGCTGTGGCCTGCACTGAAAGCTGAGCTGAAAGGCGAAACGCCAAATGGCCCGGACGAAGCAGATCCAGCCAGCGAGGAAACCCAGCCGACCACTGCCCCTCGGCCCAGGACACCACGTCAACCCAGCAAGGCCAGCACCAGTCAGAAGAAGGTGTCCGAGAAACAACCCAGCGCCGCCAAGACCAAAGCGTCTCCAGCCCGTTCGAGTACACCAAAACCGACCACAGCTGCAACGACCAAGACCAACGCCAAGTCCAAGGCCAAAGCGACTACGACCACCACCCGGAAGCCTACTGCGCAGCAGCCAACCCGAGCCGCCCAAGCAGACGCAGCCGAACCCGCCCGCCGGACCCGCAAGACGGCCAGCACCGCCACGACCAACAAAGCGCAGGCTCACAGCAAAGCCCCAGCAACCCGCTCCCGCAAAAAATCTGGTTCTTAAACACTGGGCCAGGGCGGCGCTGACCAAGCACGGTCAGCCCTCCCCTACCCTGGGCACATGACCAACTCCGCCGACACCGCTGCCGACCAAGCTGCCAAGCCCCAGACCGCCGTGTTGTTGCACGCCTTTCCGCTGGACGCCCGCATGTGGGACAGCCAGAAAGCCGCACTGGAAGCGGCGGGCCTGCGAGTCATCGTGCCGCATCTGCCGGGATTTGGCGGCGAGGATGGACAGCTGAACAGTCTGGAAGACATGGCCGAAACCCTGCTGGATGAGGTCTTTCCCCAGGAACCAGTCTCCCTGGTGGGCCTCAGCATGGGCGGCTATCTGGCACTGGAAGTCCTGGCAGCCCTGCAGCGGCGCGGACAGCCAGAGCGTGTTGGCCGTCTGGTGCTGGCCGACACCCAGTCTGGGGGCGACGACGCCAAGAAGCGCGAAGACCGTGAGAAACAGGCCCAGAAGGTGCTGAACGAGGGCCAGGAATTCATGGTGGAGACGGCCCGCGAGGAGCAAAAGCCCTCCACCGCCGAGCAAACGGCCCGCATGACCCGCGAGGCCAGCCGTGAAGGGATTGCCGCTGCACTGCGGGCCATGGCGGCGCGTGAGGACCGCCGGGACGTCCTGCGGCGCGCTGGGGAGCAGGGCCTGAGCGTGTTGGCCCTGGTAGGCAGCAAGGACGAACTGACACCGCCCGAACAGTCTCAGGAAAATGCCGATCTGAGTGGCGGCGAACTGAAGGTGATTCAGGGCGCTGGGCACCTCTCGAACCTGGATGAGCCGGAAGCGTTCAACCAGGCATTGCTGGACTTCCTGAGCTGATGGACCGCACCGAACTGCTCGCGGAGCTGCGCCAGGAGTTCCAGACC
The sequence above is a segment of the Deinococcus radiophilus genome. Coding sequences within it:
- a CDS encoding CHAD domain-containing protein, which translates into the protein MPKASAPATPPESQNETASAQPTSLTEDLSGWWEGFQAAQPKAVHEVRKITRRAQAESGVSDMKKKVRRQWRDLRRAAAPVRDHDAAGEHLRDALKELGASATAQQRFEKGWAERRAQLLKRHPLPAQPPQGYDLPADWSARAEGALNKDRRALLKEGKALMKQADDPSNTDDWHDWRKRMKRYRYTLELSGKAPKVLKRMLEHLGRLQDAEVLLELLEAETEHFTRKDLAALRAREQQAGLDARAAARKLWPALKAELKGETPNGPDEADPASEETQPTTAPRPRTPRQPSKASTSQKKVSEKQPSAAKTKASPARSSTPKPTTAATTKTNAKSKAKATTTTTRKPTAQQPTRAAQADAAEPARRTRKTASTATTNKAQAHSKAPATRSRKKSGS
- a CDS encoding alpha/beta fold hydrolase; its protein translation is MTNSADTAADQAAKPQTAVLLHAFPLDARMWDSQKAALEAAGLRVIVPHLPGFGGEDGQLNSLEDMAETLLDEVFPQEPVSLVGLSMGGYLALEVLAALQRRGQPERVGRLVLADTQSGGDDAKKREDREKQAQKVLNEGQEFMVETAREEQKPSTAEQTARMTREASREGIAAALRAMAAREDRRDVLRRAGEQGLSVLALVGSKDELTPPEQSQENADLSGGELKVIQGAGHLSNLDEPEAFNQALLDFLS